A single Hyperolius riggenbachi isolate aHypRig1 chromosome 12, aHypRig1.pri, whole genome shotgun sequence DNA region contains:
- the PSMC5 gene encoding 26S proteasome regulatory subunit 8, whose product MAPPGDYKMPGDGGEVRMEMDESRGGSGLRQYYLSKIEDLQLVVNDKSQNLRRLQAQRNELNAKVRLLREELQLLQEQGSYVGEVVRAMDKKKVLVKVHPEGKFVVDIDKNIDINDVTPNCRVALRNDSYTLHKILPNKVDPLVSLMMVEKVPDSTYEMIGGLDKQIKEIKEVIELPVKHPELFEALGIAQPKGVLLYGPPGTGKTLLARAVAHHTDCTFIRVSGSELVQKFIGEGARMVRELFVMAREHAPSIIFMDEIDSIGSSRLEGGSGGDSEVQRTMLELLNQLDGFEATKNIKVIMATNRIDILDSALLRPGRIDRKIEFPPPNEEARLDILKIHSRKMNLTRGINLRKIAELMPGASGAEVKGVCTEAGMYALRERRVHVTQEDFEMAVAKVMQKDSEKNMSIKKLWK is encoded by the exons ATGGAAATGGATGAGTCTCGTGGTGGCAGCGGCCTGCGCCAGTATTATTTGTCAAAAATTGAGGATCTGCAG CTCGTGGTTAATGACAAAAGTCAGAACTTGAGACGTCTTCAGGCTCAAAGGAATGAGTTGAATGCTAAAg TGCGTCTTCTGCGggaagagctgcagttgctccagGAACAGGGGTCCTATGTTGGAGAGGTGGTGAGGGCAATGGACAAGAAGAAGGTGCTAGTCAAG GTCCACCCTGAGGGCAAGTTTGTGGTGGACATTGATAAAAATATTGATATCAATGAT GTCACCCCAAATTGCAGAGTAGCTCTGAGGAATGACAGTTACACTCTTCACAAGATCCTGCCCAACAAAGTGGACCCACTGGTATCGCTGATGATGGTGGAGAAGGTTCCGGATTCCACCTATGAGATGATTGGTGGGCTGGATAAACAAATCAAAGAAATCAAGGAAGTCATTGAGCTGCCTGTTAAGCACCCGGAGCTCTTCGAGGCACTGGGAATAGCCCAGCCCAAG GGAGTGCTGCTTTATGGGCCCCCTGGCACCGGGAAGACACTGCTGGCCCGCGCTGTTGCTCATCACACAGACTGCACGTTTATCCGTGTGTCAGGATCAGAACTTGTGCAGAAGTTCATAGGAGAAG GTGCCCGCATGGTGCGTGAACTCTTCGTCATGGCCCGTGAACATGCTCCCTCCATTATCTTCATGGATGAGATTGATTCTATTGGCTCTTCCCGGTTAGAAGGTGGCTCTGGAGGCGATAGTGAGGTCCAGCGTACAATGCTTGAGTTGCTGAACCAACTGGATGGCTTTGAGGCTACCAAGAATATTAAG GTTATCATGGCAACCAACAGAATTGACATATTGGACTCTGCTCTTCTCCGTCCTGGTCGAATTGACAGAAAGATTGAGTTCCCACCTCCTAATGAGGAG GCACGTTTGGACATCCTCAAAATCCATTCCCGAAAAATGAATCTGACTCGCGGTATCAACCTACGCAAGATTGCTGAACTGATGCCTGGTGCATCGGGGGCCGAGGTGAAG GGAGTGTGTACTGAGGCTGGGATGTACGCTTTGCGGGAGAGGAGAGTACATGTCACACAAGAAGACTTTGAAATGGCTGTGGCAAAG GTGATGCAGAAAGACAGCGAGAAGAACATGTCTATAAAGAAACTGTGGAAATAA